In Helianthus annuus cultivar XRQ/B chromosome 3, HanXRQr2.0-SUNRISE, whole genome shotgun sequence, a single window of DNA contains:
- the LOC110875895 gene encoding protein FAR1-RELATED SEQUENCE 1-like yields MDPQSSNERSTDDIEIDYAEVHVVHDAAEHLRNPTSGNNVLLDDQTKERLYIPKVASSCVPVIGMEFSSIEQAYFFIRHMPRRQGSLLEKEVDKFVQAHNHSFVCPEDIHLLSAYRHLSETQEEMIWELGTLNLGPVKAFNIMRQRYRGFENVGATVDDCKNFRARIHSCIGEYDADMVITRLTDKKQFMVDYSFVHLVDENKCLTGLFWADGLCKFNYTELGDVISFDAMFKTNKYKMVFVPFTGIDNHCRNVTLVGHELCNNEDFKRRMCDIVWTDSIAPETFERDWKLIMIEFGLTENKWIDDMFGMRSSWIPAYYPHEPMSGLIRTASRSESENHFFCQVVNSQLTLVEFFNHFDGAMDVQRFNHQKNDHISRNTTLDNWSATIFEEDAMKIYTRSIFCDQQTQLYETLSECLPMETKIEEPFLKISMKDFKAHYEGLLEVCFKKGEDVIASCSCRRFEQCGLLCKHIYLVFKMFKVKEIPNKYVIRRWTKDVVPNDLNNTFDLQVDDNDGHKKAKEVAYEIMHTGEYLVSKLMRDFDHLVIVRDWMRQMKEMVDGLRITKPIDPKFDRYSRLIGYEKPNTDVPPTVRVPTGKEKKRRVVQLETDPGLVDEEDEEAETGEGEEEYEEVDEADDSDSEWEELNDDDE; encoded by the exons atggatccacagagtAGTAATGAACGAAGCACAGATGATATTGAAATTGATTATGCTGAAGTCCATGTTGTTCATGATGCTGCTGAGCATTTGAGGAATCCGACATCAGGCAACAACGTTCTATTAGACGATCAGACAA AGGAAAGATTGTATATTCCTAAGGTAGCTTCATCATGTGTTCCCGTTATAGGAATGGAATTTAGTTCCATTGAGCAAGCATATTTTTTTATCAGACAtatgccaagaaggcagggtTCTCTGCTCGAAAAGGAG GTTGATAAGTTTGTTCAAGCTCATAATCATTCATTTGTGTGCCCCGAAGATATTCATTTATTATCGGCCTATAGGCATCTTTCTGAAACACAAGAAGAGATGATATGGGAGCTTGGTACTTTAAATCTTGGGCCAGTGAAAGCCTTCAATATAATGAGACAAAGATACAGAGGTTTTGAAAATGTTGGCGCAACTGTTGATGACTGCAAGAATTTTAGAGCTAGGATACATAGCTGTATAGgagagtatgatgcagatatggttATCACTAGGTTAACCGATAAAAAGCAGTTTATGGTTGATTACTCATTTGTACATTTAGTCGATGAAAACAAGTGCTTAACTGGCCTATTCTGGGCAGATGGTTTGTGCAAATTTAACTATACTGAGTTGGGAGATGTCATATCCTTTGATGCTATGTTCAAAACTAACAA GTATAAAATGGTTTTTGTACCATTTACTGGTATTGATAACCACTGTCGGAATGTGACGCTT GTGGGACATGAGTTGTGTAACAATGAAGATTTCAAGAGACGTATGTGTGACATTGTGTGGACTGATTCGATTGCGCCAGAAACGTTTGAGAGAGATTGGAAACTGATAATGATTGAATTCGGTCTAACCGAGAATAAATGGATTGACGATATGTTTGGCATGAGATCTTCGTGGATACCGGCGTACTATCCTCATGAGCCTATGTCTGGGCTCATACGGACCGCCTCCAGATCAGAGAGCGAAAACCATTTTTTCTGTCAGGTGGTGAATTCTCAACTTACCCTTGTTGAGTTTTTTAACCATTTTGATGGGGCAATGGACGTGCAAAGATTCAACCATCAAAAAAATGACCATATTTCTAGAAATACAACCCTAGATAACTGGTCTGCAACTATCTTTGAGGAAGATGCTATGAAAATTTACACCAGGTCCATCTTTTGTGATCAACAAACACAGTTATATGAAACACTGTCTGAGTGCCTTCCTATGGAGACTAAAATCGAGGAACCGTTCTTGAAGATAAGTATGAAAGATTTCAAAGCCCACTATGAAGGTTTATTAGAG gTTTGTTTCAAGAAGGGGGAGGATGTAATTGCATCATGCAGTTGTCGTAGATTTGAACAATGTGGATTGTTATGCAAACATATATACTTAGTGTTCAAGATGTTCAAAGTGAAAGAAATTCCCAATAAGTATGTTATCAGAAGATGGACGAAAGACGTGGTACCAAATGATCTAAATAACACATTTGATTTACAAGTTGATGATAATGATGGGCATAAAAAGGCCAAGGAGGTTGCGTATGAGATAATGCATACCGGAGAGTATCTTGTTAGTAAGTTGATGAGAGATTTTGATCATCTAGTTATAGTCAGGGATTGGATGAGACAGATGAAAGAAATGGTTGATGGTCTTCGCATAACCAAGCCAATTGACCCTAAGTTTGATAGATATTCAAGGTTAATCGGTTATGAGAAACCGAACACTGATGTTCCACCTACAGTCCGTGTGCCAACCG ggaaagaaaagaaaagaagagtAGTTCAGTTAGAGACTGATCCTGGTTTAGTAGACGAAGAGGATGAGGAGGCAGAAACTGGTGAGGGAGAGGAAGAGTATGAGGAGGTAGACGAAGCCGATGATAGCGATTCTGAATGGGAAGAGCTTAACGATGATGACGAGTGA